Part of the Terriglobia bacterium genome, ATTGAGGAACCAGCTCGAAGGCGGGGCGCTGCACGGTGTCAGCCGGGCGCTCAACGAAGAAGTCACGTGGGACGAACAGAAGGTCACGTCGATCGACTGGCGCACGTACCGCCCGCTGCCGGTGGGCGCCGATATTCCCAGAATCGAAACTGTTCTCATTAATCGTCCAGAGGCCCGCGCGACGGGAGCCGGCGAAACGGCAGTTACGGTTGTGGCGGCAGCGATCGGAAACGCAGTGTTCGACGCGACAGGTGTGCGCCTGAGACAGGCGCCGTTCACGCCCGAACGCGTGAAAGCGGCGTTGTCGAAGCGGGCTTAAGACCGGTTCAGGCGATTCAGTAAGTACGCGATCACCGAAAACACGACGACGACCGCGAAGACGATCGAGGAAACGGTCAAGGCCAAAAGCATTATTACGACTCCACGCGCTCTAGAACGCGTTCCCTAAGAACGGCAACATGTGGCCGAAGAAGAGGACTCCGATCCACAGGAAAATCGCGGAAGCGGCCATCACCTTCGCTCCAAACGGAGCGTCATCGCCCGGCCCGACCGTCCACGGCTGGTCCACCAGCATGAAATACAGGACGTTGAGCGCACACAGAATCACGAAAACCATCTTCCAGTAAAAGATCGGGTTTCTCGTGTATTGTTGCGGGGCTCCGATAAAGAAAAACATTCCAGTCGTCAGATTAAGCGCGAATCCCAGCATTCCCAGCGGCATCAATTGATACAGAGCGGCGAAAGAAAGCTTCTTCGCCATCCCGAGCATGCGAAGATCGATCAGAAACACCGACGTAAACAGAATGCTCAGCCCGACGAAGTGCAACGTCTCGCACGACGGCCAGACCCAGGTTTTTCCGACCACAAACATCCCGAAATTGCGAGCGAATCCCGCGGACTCGTCCGCCGCGACCTCGTTTGTCCCCTGAATTTCAGGATGATTGATCGATCCGCCGAGATTGGCCGCGCGCGCCATCAACGCGAACGAGATCAACGACAGCGAGAGAACGACCACGGTATTCCAGCGCGGCACGCGCCGGAGCAGGCGGAACTGCCACAGGCCGAGCCATGCGATGAAACCAGTGATCTCCATGAAAATGAACGCCACCAGTGCGGCATCTTCGTGGGCGCGAACCAGAGAAAAAGTGGTGTATCCGCGATCCTTGAGAACTTCCTCGGCCGCGTTCCCGCTCATGTACGTCGGAATGGCAACGGCGGCAATCAGAAAGAAGATCACCAGGCTTGCCCGTTTCAGGTCGTCCTTGTTCCCCAGAATGGACACGATGTACAGGGCCAGACCGATTCCAAAACCGATCGTCGGGAAGTGATTCAAAAGCAAATGGACGTGCGCGAGGTTCATAGTCTTATTTGGTCAGGCCGCTCACGGGGCCGACATACGCCAGCAACCGGCCGGCGGTGATTGCGCCCAGCCAGAAGATGAGATTCGTGACGGCCAGCATCTTCGCATTCATCGAAAAAGGTGCTTTATCGATGAGAGGGTCGCGAAAGACGCGTTTTCTCAGCATCTGCATGTTAATGACGGCGAGAAATACAAAAATCATCTTTATATAAAAATCAGGATTGATCATCTTGGTCGTAGCATCCGAGGCCAGCATCATGAGCCCCGTGGCCGTATTGACCCAGAACGCTACCCAGAATACGGGAAGCAGCCGTTCCAGCGGCGCCAGCGGCATGGCGGGGGCATATCCCAGGATCCGGAGGTCGATTCCCGCATTGATGCCGACAATGATCCCCATTCCGATGGTATGGAGGAGCAGGATGCTTGGGAAAGCGAAGACCGAACTCGATTCGACGACCCAGCGGGAGAAACCGGCTTGCTCAATAGCTCGAAGAAAATCCATTATCATATTCAATTGCCCGAAGTCCTCGCACGCTAACATGCACCCTATTGGAAGTCAATGGCTCCAGCGGGTCCAGCCGCAGATGACGCGGATGACGCGGATGGGGCGCATCATCAGTAGCTCTTTGTGCCCAATCTGCGTCATCCGCGTCATCTGCGGCTAGACCCCTTTATTTCTTTGCCGACAGGCTTTTATACGCTGCCTCCACGAACATGTCCGTCGTCCAGAATCCCGTGGTGGCGCCGTACAGCGGATCGTAGTCCCGGGTGGGCTTTGCTGCTTTGACCTGCTCCAGCGTCATTCCTTTTTTGACCATGTCCTGGATACGGTCGCGAATGATCGTCACCATATCGCGATATTCCACGACATCCGCTTCATCGCAGAGCCGGCCGTGGCCTGGAATGACCATCGTGCCGCCTTCCTGTTTGTCCGCGGGAATGGTGATATCCAGGATGAAGTTCAGCGCATCGACGATGCCGTTCAGGCTGCCGCCGTTTTGCAGATCGATGATCGGGTAGGTCGTCGTCGAGAAAATATCGCCTGTCATGACGACGTCGGAGCGCCGGAAAAACACGATGCTGTCGCCATCCGTATGGGCGGATTTCGGGTGCAGCATCTGCAGCGCTTCGCCGTTGAAGAACAGCTCTTTGGTGTCGCTGAAATAGGTGTCGGTCGGCCAGGATTCTGCAGGCGTCGGGGCCTGTTTGCCGGTGGGAGCGCTCATGGCCTTCAGCACATTGGCATGTGCATAGATTGCAGCACCCTCGGAAGCGTCCGAGATGTTCCCGGCCACGTTGCCGCCGGTGATTGTCTTTCCCATCAGGCGGGCTTTTTCGTTGCCTCCCGTGTGATCCGGATGAAAGTGCGTATTGATGATGTATCGCAGCGGTTTGTTGGTCACCGGCTTCGCGATCTGCTTCACTGCCGCCAGAACCTGATCGGTCATCTGGGCCGATCCGGTGTCGACCATCAGGATTCCGTC contains:
- a CDS encoding xanthine dehydrogenase family protein molybdopterin-binding subunit, producing the protein LRNQLEGGALHGVSRALNEEVTWDEQKVTSIDWRTYRPLPVGADIPRIETVLINRPEARATGAGETAVTVVAAAIGNAVFDATGVRLRQAPFTPERVKAALSKRA
- a CDS encoding MBL fold metallo-hydrolase, which encodes MKSMLRIIFAVTALSTCVYAQQASDIHVLHVQGNVYMVVGAVGNIAVQVGSDGILMVDTGSAQMTDQVLAAVKQIAKPVTNKPLRYIINTHFHPDHTGGNEKARLMGKTITGGNVAGNISDASEGAAIYAHANVLKAMSAPTGKQAPTPAESWPTDTYFSDTKELFFNGEALQMLHPKSAHTDGDSIVFFRRSDVVMTGDIFSTTTYPIIDLQNGGSLNGIVDALNFILDITIPADKQEGGTMVIPGHGRLCDEADVVEYRDMVTIIRDRIQDMVKKGMTLEQVKAAKPTRDYDPLYGATTGFWTTDMFVEAAYKSLSAKK